The Oryzias latipes chromosome 4, ASM223467v1 genome includes a window with the following:
- the LOC101166864 gene encoding uncharacterized protein LOC101166864 isoform X3 yields the protein MKFSCFKACDPNIRNADVLYLRDNDNQNLWNGTAPICSSVSQPAPSRCLVCFQDSLYAVCSYLLEETPVMEGDGNNIQIANNTCPTCKDDPTWIILLIVFILLFSILFIGVGIWKRDKICLMFQGFRGKTEEDEDDAENSNSPHGPFLC from the exons ATGAAGTTTTCCTGCTTCAAAGCCTGTGATCCAAACATCAGGAATGCAGATGTTCTGTATCTCCGTGACAACGACAATCAGAACCTGTGGAACGGAACTGCTCCTATTTGCTCCTCTGTGTCTCAACCTGCTCCTTCCAGATGCTTGGTGTGCTTTCAGGATTCCCTTTATGCCGTTTGCTCCTATTTACTAGAGGAGACTCCAGTCATGGAAGGAGATGGAAACAACATCCAGATAGCAAATAACA CCTGTCCCACATGTAAGG ATGATCCAACATGGATCATTTTACTGAtcgtcttcatcctcctcttctccaTCCTCTTCATCGGTGTGGGAATTTGGAAGCGAGATAAGATCTGCCTCATGTTCCAGGGATTCag AGGGAAAACCGAGGAAGACGAAGATGATGCAGAGAATTCCAACTCCCCTCATGGTCCTTTTCTGTGTTAA
- the LOC101166864 gene encoding uncharacterized protein LOC101166864 isoform X2 — protein MKFSCFKACDPNIRNADVLYLRDNDNQNLWNGTAPICSSVSQPAPSRCLVCFQDSLYAVCSYLLEETPVMEGDGNNIQIANNTCPTCKADDPTWIILLIVFILLFSILFIGVGIWKRDKICLMFQGFRGKTEEDEDDAENSNSPHGPFLC, from the exons ATGAAGTTTTCCTGCTTCAAAGCCTGTGATCCAAACATCAGGAATGCAGATGTTCTGTATCTCCGTGACAACGACAATCAGAACCTGTGGAACGGAACTGCTCCTATTTGCTCCTCTGTGTCTCAACCTGCTCCTTCCAGATGCTTGGTGTGCTTTCAGGATTCCCTTTATGCCGTTTGCTCCTATTTACTAGAGGAGACTCCAGTCATGGAAGGAGATGGAAACAACATCCAGATAGCAAATAACA CCTGTCCCACATGTAAGG CAGATGATCCAACATGGATCATTTTACTGAtcgtcttcatcctcctcttctccaTCCTCTTCATCGGTGTGGGAATTTGGAAGCGAGATAAGATCTGCCTCATGTTCCAGGGATTCag AGGGAAAACCGAGGAAGACGAAGATGATGCAGAGAATTCCAACTCCCCTCATGGTCCTTTTCTGTGTTAA
- the LOC101166864 gene encoding uncharacterized protein LOC101166864 isoform X1 produces MKFSCFKACDPNIRNADVLYLRDNDNQNLWNGTAPICSSVSQPAPSRCLVCFQDSLYAVCSYLLEETPVMEGDGNNIQIANNTCPTCKAGLPSADDPTWIILLIVFILLFSILFIGVGIWKRDKICLMFQGFRGKTEEDEDDAENSNSPHGPFLC; encoded by the exons ATGAAGTTTTCCTGCTTCAAAGCCTGTGATCCAAACATCAGGAATGCAGATGTTCTGTATCTCCGTGACAACGACAATCAGAACCTGTGGAACGGAACTGCTCCTATTTGCTCCTCTGTGTCTCAACCTGCTCCTTCCAGATGCTTGGTGTGCTTTCAGGATTCCCTTTATGCCGTTTGCTCCTATTTACTAGAGGAGACTCCAGTCATGGAAGGAGATGGAAACAACATCCAGATAGCAAATAACA CCTGTCCCACATGTAAGG ctggTCTTCCTTCAGCAGATGATCCAACATGGATCATTTTACTGAtcgtcttcatcctcctcttctccaTCCTCTTCATCGGTGTGGGAATTTGGAAGCGAGATAAGATCTGCCTCATGTTCCAGGGATTCag AGGGAAAACCGAGGAAGACGAAGATGATGCAGAGAATTCCAACTCCCCTCATGGTCCTTTTCTGTGTTAA